In Paenibacillus sp. 1781tsa1, one DNA window encodes the following:
- the mfd gene encoding transcription-repair coupling factor, whose protein sequence is MLQALIQAFSKDPDFGSITAGIKSGMKEQLVSGLSGSARQIMLAALHQEMNRPLLVVTHNMFSAQKIAEDLQEALSPDQVLIYPANELVAAEAAVSSPETLGQRIDVLVRCAQGFRGVVVIPFSGVRRYVPLPEVMANARILIKQGNTLQLDSFLLEMVKLGYERVERVESRGEMSVRGGIIDFYPVTSSIAYRVELFDDEIDSIRTFDPADQRSIERIEEITVLPCKELIADRERMEQAADAAALLLEQQLEKMTDRQAKLRLREEIHREIELLREHVYFSEMYKYISPLYPENKTIYDYMPEDTLLVLDEPARLSETSKQLDRDESEWNLHLMQNGKTLPDLPLSADGDELLYERPFQTLFMSIFLRQVPHTQPQNILNFISRGMQDFHGQMNVLKAEMERWQKAGVQVLMLANGEERLERMRRVLMDYDIPEPEMMIGNLQTGFEMPSIHLAVVTEGEMFSQKQRKVRKPIRNVDNAERIKSYSELKVGDYVVHQNHGIGKYLGIGTLEVGGIHKDYMHILYAGGDKLSVPIEQIDLIQKYVGSEEKEPKIYKLGGNEWTRVKNKVRTSVQDIADDLIKLYAERQTSKGFGFDKDSAEQQEFEDMFPYDETRDQVRAIEEIKKDMEQNRPMDRLLCGDVGYGKTEVAIRAAFKAAIEGKQVAVLVPTTILAQQHFETFRERFSGYPFNIHVLSRFRSRKEQNETAKGIKAGTVDIVIGTHRLLSQDLVFKDLGLLIVDEEQRFGVTHKEKLKKLKTNVDVLTLTATPIPRTLHMSMLGVRDLSVIETPPENRFPVQTYVVEHSQALVREAIERELARGGQVYYLYNRVQGIQEMAAEISELVPEAKVGVGHGQMSETELEKTILDFLDGEYDVLVSTSIIETGVDIPNVNTLIVHDADKMGLSQLYQLRGRVGRSNRIAYAYFTYQRDKVLTEVAEKRLQSIKEFTELGSGFKIAMRDLSIRGAGNLLGAEQHGFIASVGFDLYSQMLAEEINKRKVTMLGEEPVPSDQWNTTLDLSIDAYLPSDYIYDSIQKIEIYKKVAVIASFDDAMELEDELVDRFGDLPEAVINLLAVARMKVYGKIYGIESISQRGEDITVKFYEGREHAFELSKIAHIGNQFERRVQFEQGPHMLIHAKGKGLGDKQLMELVEKILESMKTAFKSKGELKDVTKV, encoded by the coding sequence TTACAAGCACTTATACAGGCTTTTTCCAAAGATCCGGACTTCGGGTCCATTACAGCCGGAATCAAGTCCGGCATGAAGGAACAATTGGTTTCGGGTCTATCCGGCTCGGCGCGTCAGATTATGCTGGCAGCTCTGCATCAGGAAATGAACCGACCATTGCTCGTAGTAACGCACAATATGTTTTCAGCTCAAAAAATTGCAGAAGATTTACAGGAAGCGCTTTCACCCGATCAGGTGTTGATCTATCCTGCCAACGAACTTGTCGCTGCTGAAGCCGCTGTTTCCAGCCCGGAAACATTGGGTCAGCGTATTGATGTGTTGGTCCGCTGCGCCCAGGGATTCAGGGGCGTTGTTGTGATTCCTTTTTCCGGGGTAAGACGTTATGTTCCGCTTCCGGAAGTGATGGCCAATGCTCGAATTTTAATTAAACAGGGCAACACACTCCAACTGGACTCCTTCCTGCTTGAGATGGTTAAGCTCGGATATGAGCGTGTAGAGCGCGTAGAATCTCGTGGTGAGATGAGTGTTCGCGGAGGTATTATCGACTTCTATCCGGTTACTTCATCGATCGCATATCGAGTGGAGTTATTTGATGACGAAATCGATTCCATTCGGACATTTGACCCAGCCGATCAGCGTTCAATTGAACGAATTGAAGAGATTACGGTTTTGCCATGCAAGGAGTTAATTGCAGATCGTGAACGAATGGAACAGGCTGCCGATGCGGCTGCTCTTTTGCTCGAACAACAGCTGGAGAAAATGACGGACCGGCAGGCGAAGCTGCGTCTTCGTGAAGAAATTCATCGGGAGATTGAGCTTTTGCGGGAGCACGTGTATTTCTCTGAAATGTATAAATATATCTCTCCGCTCTATCCGGAGAATAAAACGATTTACGACTATATGCCAGAAGATACCCTGCTGGTCCTTGATGAGCCTGCCAGATTATCGGAGACATCGAAACAGCTGGACCGTGATGAATCGGAGTGGAACCTGCATTTGATGCAAAACGGAAAAACACTTCCGGATCTTCCATTATCCGCAGACGGTGATGAACTCTTGTATGAGCGTCCATTCCAGACGCTGTTTATGTCGATCTTTTTGCGCCAAGTTCCACACACCCAACCACAGAACATTCTGAACTTCATCAGTCGTGGCATGCAGGATTTCCATGGACAGATGAACGTACTGAAGGCAGAGATGGAGCGCTGGCAGAAGGCCGGAGTTCAAGTGCTCATGCTGGCGAACGGTGAGGAGCGACTTGAGCGGATGCGCCGGGTACTGATGGACTATGATATTCCAGAGCCAGAGATGATGATCGGTAACTTGCAAACGGGATTTGAAATGCCGTCCATTCATTTGGCTGTTGTCACCGAGGGCGAGATGTTCTCGCAAAAACAGCGTAAAGTACGCAAACCGATTCGAAATGTAGATAATGCTGAACGGATCAAATCCTATAGTGAGCTAAAAGTGGGCGACTATGTCGTTCACCAGAACCACGGGATTGGTAAGTACCTTGGGATCGGCACCCTCGAGGTTGGCGGCATTCATAAGGACTACATGCATATTCTCTATGCAGGTGGAGACAAACTGTCTGTACCTATTGAGCAGATCGATCTGATTCAGAAGTATGTGGGTTCCGAAGAAAAAGAACCGAAAATATATAAGCTGGGCGGCAATGAGTGGACACGGGTTAAAAATAAAGTCCGCACATCCGTACAGGATATTGCTGATGATCTGATCAAGTTGTATGCAGAGCGTCAGACCTCCAAAGGGTTTGGATTCGACAAGGATTCTGCGGAGCAGCAGGAGTTTGAGGACATGTTCCCTTACGATGAGACACGTGATCAGGTGCGTGCGATCGAAGAAATCAAGAAGGACATGGAACAAAACCGTCCAATGGACCGTTTATTGTGTGGGGATGTAGGTTACGGCAAAACCGAGGTGGCTATTCGGGCTGCATTTAAAGCAGCGATTGAAGGCAAACAGGTGGCTGTACTGGTTCCGACAACCATTTTGGCACAGCAGCATTTTGAGACGTTCCGTGAGCGGTTCTCCGGTTATCCGTTCAACATCCATGTGCTTAGCCGGTTCCGCTCCCGTAAAGAGCAGAATGAAACAGCCAAAGGCATCAAGGCAGGCACAGTAGATATTGTCATCGGGACGCATCGATTGCTGTCGCAGGATCTGGTGTTCAAGGACCTGGGACTGCTCATTGTTGATGAAGAACAGCGCTTCGGAGTAACCCATAAGGAGAAACTGAAGAAGCTGAAAACCAATGTGGACGTGCTTACGCTGACGGCAACGCCGATTCCGCGTACGCTTCATATGTCGATGTTGGGTGTTCGTGATCTGTCCGTTATTGAGACTCCGCCAGAGAATCGTTTCCCGGTACAGACCTATGTGGTTGAACACAGCCAGGCGCTTGTTCGCGAAGCCATTGAACGTGAGCTTGCTCGTGGTGGGCAAGTGTATTACCTCTACAACCGTGTTCAGGGAATTCAGGAGATGGCTGCCGAAATTTCTGAACTTGTGCCTGAAGCCAAGGTTGGTGTGGGACATGGTCAGATGTCGGAAACCGAGCTGGAGAAGACGATTCTGGACTTCCTGGATGGTGAATATGACGTGCTTGTGAGCACAAGTATCATTGAGACCGGGGTAGATATTCCCAACGTAAATACACTGATCGTACATGATGCGGATAAAATGGGGCTCTCCCAGCTGTATCAGCTGCGCGGACGTGTGGGTCGTTCCAACCGTATTGCGTATGCCTATTTTACGTACCAACGGGATAAAGTGCTTACTGAAGTTGCTGAGAAGCGTCTGCAATCAATCAAAGAATTTACCGAACTGGGTTCAGGATTCAAAATTGCCATGCGTGACTTGTCGATCCGTGGTGCAGGAAATCTGCTGGGAGCAGAGCAGCATGGCTTCATCGCTTCCGTCGGGTTTGATCTGTATTCCCAGATGCTTGCGGAGGAGATCAACAAACGCAAAGTTACGATGCTTGGCGAAGAGCCGGTACCTTCCGACCAGTGGAACACAACGCTGGATCTCAGTATCGATGCCTACTTGCCGTCCGACTATATTTATGACAGTATTCAGAAGATTGAGATCTACAAAAAAGTGGCGGTCATTGCATCCTTCGACGATGCGATGGAGTTGGAAGACGAATTGGTTGACCGGTTCGGTGATCTTCCGGAAGCTGTCATTAACTTGCTGGCTGTTGCGCGGATGAAAGTATACGGCAAAATTTACGGTATTGAGTCCATTTCCCAACGTGGTGAGGACATTACCGTGAAGTTTTATGAAGGGCGTGAACATGCCTTTGAACTCTCGAAAATCGCGCACATTGGAAATCAGTTCGAAAGACGTGTACAATTTGAACAAGGACCCCATATGCTGATTCACGCTAAAGGCAAGGGGCTTGGGGATAAGCAACTAATGGAGCTGGTAGAGAAAATTCTGGAGTCCATGAAGACGGCTTTTAAATCAAAGGGGGAACTAAAAGATGTTACCAAAGTATAA
- a CDS encoding peptidylprolyl isomerase — protein sequence MLPKYKKVGKVLSVSMVAVLSLSLLAACGKKEEAKTPESTDTSAVVATYDGGTITANEFDMEQRVMKFLYPEYAQMMDMDDFKEYLVKQEVAYEYLSGKASEEAKTAGSKAATEQFDKMKASVQADQWTEMLKAQNLTDDNIKNYMTRIMTVIKDKETGVTEDAVKAEFEKNKDQFTTASVRHVLINFTDPKTQKERKKEDALKIAKEVKTKLDGGADFAKIAKEYSEDPGSAEKGGLYEETPVGSWVEAFKEAAKTLPLNKISDPVETEYGYHIMKVEARTEADFTKLTAEQKESLKSQLAAAEIDTFMQNELDKIVKEVKLPKTEKAEEGTTEGTTEGTTGTGTEGEKTTEPKTDDSKGTDTKTDQGTTGTDKDATTDEGTSSK from the coding sequence ATGTTACCAAAGTATAAAAAAGTAGGAAAAGTACTGTCTGTGAGCATGGTCGCAGTACTATCCCTATCACTGCTTGCTGCATGTGGCAAGAAGGAAGAAGCAAAAACACCGGAATCGACAGATACGAGTGCTGTAGTCGCTACGTATGATGGTGGTACCATTACAGCCAATGAATTCGACATGGAGCAACGTGTCATGAAATTCCTCTATCCGGAGTATGCACAAATGATGGATATGGATGATTTCAAAGAGTATCTGGTAAAACAGGAAGTTGCTTATGAATATCTGAGTGGCAAAGCAAGTGAAGAAGCCAAAACAGCGGGTTCCAAAGCGGCAACTGAGCAATTCGATAAAATGAAAGCATCTGTTCAGGCGGATCAATGGACAGAAATGCTCAAAGCTCAGAACCTGACAGACGATAACATTAAAAACTACATGACTCGGATTATGACAGTTATTAAAGACAAAGAAACAGGCGTTACGGAAGATGCAGTCAAGGCTGAGTTTGAGAAAAACAAAGATCAGTTCACTACGGCTTCCGTTCGTCACGTGCTGATTAACTTCACAGATCCAAAAACGCAAAAAGAGCGTAAAAAAGAAGATGCACTGAAAATCGCAAAAGAAGTAAAAACGAAATTGGATGGCGGAGCTGATTTTGCTAAAATTGCAAAAGAATATTCCGAAGATCCAGGTTCTGCTGAAAAAGGTGGATTGTACGAAGAAACACCTGTAGGCAGCTGGGTAGAGGCATTCAAGGAAGCTGCAAAAACATTGCCACTGAACAAAATCAGTGATCCGGTTGAGACGGAGTATGGTTACCACATCATGAAAGTGGAAGCTCGTACTGAAGCGGACTTCACCAAATTGACAGCTGAGCAAAAAGAAAGTCTGAAGAGCCAATTGGCAGCTGCTGAGATTGATACGTTCATGCAAAATGAATTGGACAAAATCGTAAAAGAAGTCAAACTGCCAAAAACAGAAAAAGCTGAAGAAGGCACGACTGAAGGTACAACTGAGGGTACAACGGGTACAGGAACTGAAGGAGAGAAAACAACCGAACCAAAAACGGATGACTCCAAAGGTACGGATACCAAGACTGACCAAGGTACGACTGGAACAGACAAAGATGCAACTACAGATGAAGGTACAAGCAGTAAGTAA
- the spoVT gene encoding stage V sporulation protein T, producing MKATGIVRRIDDLGRVVIPKEIRRTLRIREGDPLEIFVDRDGEVILKKYSPIGELGDFAKEYAESLYESTGHVTMISDRDTIITVAGGSKKEYLDKQVGQLLEGCMENRKTILETNNGSYELSKDHDETLSSFVIAPIISGGDPIGTVILFNKDESVKMSQMEVKMSETAAGFLGKQMEQ from the coding sequence ATGAAAGCTACTGGTATTGTCCGCCGTATAGATGACCTTGGTCGTGTGGTCATTCCAAAAGAAATCCGCCGTACGTTACGTATTCGTGAAGGTGATCCGCTGGAAATTTTCGTGGATCGTGATGGAGAAGTTATCCTTAAAAAATATTCGCCAATTGGCGAACTTGGTGATTTTGCCAAAGAATATGCAGAATCCCTGTATGAGAGTACGGGTCATGTAACGATGATTTCCGACCGGGATACCATCATCACGGTGGCAGGAGGCTCCAAGAAAGAGTATTTGGACAAGCAGGTAGGTCAACTGTTAGAGGGCTGTATGGAAAACAGAAAGACCATTTTGGAAACAAACAACGGTTCTTATGAGCTTAGCAAAGATCATGACGAGACGTTATCATCATTTGTTATTGCGCCGATTATTTCAGGTGGTGACCCCATCGGAACGGTTATCCTGTTCAATAAGGATGAATCGGTGAAGATGTCTCAGATGGAAGTGAAGATGTCCGAGACAGCTGCTGGTTTCCTTGGCAAGCAAATGGAGCAATAG